The following is a genomic window from Nocardioides thalensis.
CGTGGACTGGCTCGGGCGCTCCTGTCTCCTGCTCGGCGGCTGCGTCGTCCTGGGCTCCGGCGTGGCGGTGCTGCTCGCCGCGGACCTCGGCTCCGACGGCTACTCGACGCTCGTCAACGGCATCGCCCTGCAGTCCGGGCTCTCCTTCTGGATCGTCAACCTGGCCGTCGGTGCGGCGTTCGTCGCCCTCGCCGCCGCCCGGCGGGTGCGCCCCGGGATCGGCACGGTCGTGCAGATCGGCCTGGTCGGCGTGACGGTCTCCGTGGTGCTCGGCCTGATGAGCACTCCGGGCACGCTCCCGGCGCGGATCGGCCTGCTCGCCGTCGCGTTTCCGGTGCTCGCGCTCGGCATCGCCGGCTACCTCGGCAGTCGCACCGGCGCCGGTCCGGCCGAGGGCGCCGCGCTCGCCTGGGACCCGCCGGTCCCGTTCCGCTGGAGCTACAGCGCGGTGCAGGGCGGCGGCGCGCTCGTCGGGTGGCTGCTCGGCGCCACGATCGGCGCCGGCACGATCGCCGTCATCGTCCTGCTCGGCCCACTCGTCGACATCGCCGCACGGACGCTCCGTCTCGACATCCACCAGGGCACGGCCGAGGAGCCCGCGGCCTGATCAGTCCTGGGCCGGCTTCTTGCCCTTCTTCGGGCCGTAGTCGCGGGAGAGCTCGATCAGCTTGCCGCTGATGCGGGTCTCGCGGAGCTTGTCCCAGGCGTCGCCGGGCAGCTTCGCCGGCAGCTCGACGAGCGAGTAGTCGCCGCGGATGGTGATCGCGCCGAAGTCGTTGCGGCCGAGGCCGCCCTCGTTGGCGATCGCGCCGACGATCTGGCGGGGCTCCACGCGGTGCCGCTTCCCGACCTGGATCTTGTACGTCGCCATCGGCTGGCTGGGGCCGCGGCGCGGGCCCCTGCTGCCGCGGTCGCGCCCGCCACGATCGCCGCGGTCGTCGTACTCCTTCCGCGGCCGGCGCTGCGGCTCCGGCTGGTCCTCCATGATCAGCGGGGTGTCGCCCTGGAGGACGATCGCCAGCGCGGCGGCGACGTCGGCCTCGGGCACGTCGTGGTTCTTGACGTAGTGGCCGATCACGTCGCGGAAGAAGCCGATCTGCGGCGACTCGAGGGCCTCGGTGATCTTGTCGTCGAAGCGGGTCAGCCGGGTCGCGTTGACGTCCTCGACGCTCGGCAGCTGCATCTGGGTCAGCGGCTGGCGGGTGGCCTTCTCGATGTGCTTGAGGAGGTAGCGCT
Proteins encoded in this region:
- a CDS encoding YczE/YyaS/YitT family protein is translated as MDWLGRSCLLLGGCVVLGSGVAVLLAADLGSDGYSTLVNGIALQSGLSFWIVNLAVGAAFVALAAARRVRPGIGTVVQIGLVGVTVSVVLGLMSTPGTLPARIGLLAVAFPVLALGIAGYLGSRTGAGPAEGAALAWDPPVPFRWSYSAVQGGGALVGWLLGATIGAGTIAVIVLLGPLVDIAARTLRLDIHQGTAEEPAA